Genomic window (Daucus carota subsp. sativus chromosome 5, DH1 v3.0, whole genome shotgun sequence):
GGGCTTAATGCCCGGCAATGAGTTGGCCACGTCTTAAATCATCGATACGTAATATTTTTCCTTTTAACCATAATCACCTAGCTTTCCTCCCTCCTCGTGCCTTCTTTTTTACTCCAAGAAAACCTTGACAATTGGACGAGCCACATTCACATTTCACATCAGCCCCGGACTGAACAAATCtgcaatttaaacaaaaaaaaggaGTCAGTTACAACCAGCACCCCTATACAAACgtacataatttaaatatctagaatacatacattctataaatattttgaatattttaatcgTTGTTGTCAATATTATAGTAGTTTATCTCCCAATTTTGAGGTATGTTAGAGTAGGATTTGTAAATGCAACTAGAAATAATCATTTTGATATATCGAAGCTATCAATACTGATGAGTAGTTAGGAGAATCTAAATGGTTCAAGTATAATGTGAAGTTTGATAGTCATTTAAGTAGTGTCATATAGAAGGTTTGAATAATAGAAGGGATTAAAGATCATACCTATAATCATATGTTAATGGTTCTCCTTCTTCAATAGATTTAGCAGCAAAAATACCCATACGAGTTTCTCCGTTTACTTGCCTGCAACGAAATTAAGTGAATAAAGTCTCTATAGTTGTCCTATTAATGCATTTAGAATAACAGGGCTTGATTAAGAGAAAGTTGCAAACAAGCCCAATTGATCTCTAGAAACTAAGAGACATAAATTTGATTGCTTAACATCCATACATAAAAGAAAAACAGTTGCCTAGCAATATCAGCAAGCATCAATACAGTAACTTTTGCCAGCTCTTCATAAATTTGTCCGCAACCGTCAATATGCTTACTAACAATAAGCGAAGACCTCATCAAGTTATAGATATGTGTAGATCATCCATGACACCATCCAcatgaatatttattttgtcGGGGAAAAGAAATTTCACACACACTTCACTCATCCGTTAGCCACGTACAATACACAATACAGTATCCCAAGAATCACTGATCTTTCTATATGTACGTACTTATCTAGACAAATGAGAAATAATCGACGACAATGTTATACAAGGCAACTAATAGATACGAGAGGATTTTATTTACCTAGTACGCCTATGGTCGTATGTACGAGATTGCCAGTTTTGATTCAGCCTCACAATCAATACATATATCCTTTTAAGTAAAATagaattatcaaattaattatacTAACCATTTCTCTAGGGTACAGTTTGGATCACAACTGTGATTCAAGAATCTGGATATGTTGCCCTTGTAAGTTGAATCGATGGTGAAATCTCTGTCAACTTTGCACATGTAAAAGTGTTGACGACCCAGGCAGTCCATGTCTCTTAACCGTTCTTCATATATATCATCACTTAAAACTAAAAGAGAACAAAAGAAAGAATATTATAAACTCATGCAAAATATTCAGAAAGATGACATCTTTTGTTGAGGTTAAATTAACAttataatgtaatatatatgcTGGCTGTTCATACAAATATAAACGGGATATAAAGGATAAAGAAACTAAATTGTATTACCTTCTCCTACATACTCCACGATAAATTCACCCTTATTAATAGGCTCTGCAGCCTCTGCGCCCCAGCCACATGATTTAGTCTGTAATGAATATTAATTGTGACTAATAATGATGCaaatttcaaaatgaacatCACATGTAAGTTGACTAAACATCCATGTCTAGAAAGCTACTGATAAGAAAAACACTGAATTAAAGCAAAGGAACTTCACCTTTACCACTTCAATTCTTTTATGTTTTTGAAACGGTCGGTTGGTGCACGTATTCGAGCAGCGACACGCTTTTGAGCAGCTCATATTTTGATACCTATTAGAGCATGGTGGCATGCACACCAGACACTAACTAAATAAATCTAGGTCATCTAACTAAAAATggtacaacatatatatatatatatatcagaaagTGATAACAATAGAATAATTTTGTGAGTTAAATGTGTTGATTAAAGTACCTGCAGAGACAATCTTCAGAGCAAATAGAACTGCATTTTTCACATCCAGAGTCATCATCCCACTCACTCCGCTTCTTCTCGACCAAGTACATGTCTAGTTCAGTTAAGGACCTCTATACGTTTAATAATTCCcatgataaatatattatatatttctttttctttctttgtttgGGAGGGAGGGGTTTGTGGAAGGATTACAAGGAACACGGAATATGCTAGAAAATTTCAAATTAGTTTGTCCGTCCCGGCCGAACGCCGTTTGTTTTACGCACTGTTGTCTGATCAAAATCACACGGCTCCTCAACAGAAGACGAAAATTTTTGAtatcaaatactccctccgtccctcccatttcttatcgtttgggttgggcacggaggttaagaaatatgtataaagtagtagaaaagagaaagaaaagtgtgtgaagtggtgggacccattgattattactccctccgtccccctcaattgtttacattggagggggacacggagaccaagacaatgtataaaaaatgagtaaagttagatgaaaagtgggtaaagtggtgggacctatcaatatttaataatagatttgagatagtagaTGAAGGTAGTGgatgtaatagtagtttttattgttaaatactccctccgtccccttttacatgtcccttttgaaaaacttttttgtcccaaattacttgtccacttctcttttcaaagcaactttttgtatgttttttcaaaatgtaacaacttccaatgtttgactaggatatatatatacacaactctatctaattcattacatttattagggatatgtatgaaaacaagatatccacctaacattttcttgagatgcgttattttttcaaaagggacaagtaaaaggggacggagggagtatgagatagtgggagaagatagtgggtgtaatgatgagaaaaacttactatttatagtaatgtaaagaaatgagagggacatctcaaaatagtaaccgtaaagaaatgagagggacagagggagtaatgtataaaaagaagaaagtggagtaaaagtagtgtgaaaaggaaaaaaaaaagtgaagaagtggtgggacccattaactattttgggtaagttttgaaatgtaaagaaatggatgggacatcccaaaaaagaaagtgtaaagaaatgggagggacggagggagtaatggtGAAAAACAGTTGTAAGATCATGTTTCTTTTGTAGTGCCAGATCGTTGCCGGTTTGCGCTCTATTTCATAATTTTCCGGGAACCTTAATAACTTCGGCGAACTATATATctaagaaatgaaaaaaaaaaaaaagaatgtccaaaataaataaataaataaaagaaagcaAAACACAAGTGAAGAATGAGAAAGAAATACAGAAGAGTAGATTGAGGagaaaataaagaagtgaacTTCAGAGAATGCAATGAAGAAGACAAAAATGAACTTCAGAGAATGCAATGAAGAAGACAGAAGTGACCTCCAACTGTGTTAAATGGACAGCtctcagagcatctccagcagagtcCCAACTAagttccctaaatatataataaacaattcaaattctaaaaaataaggatcctatattgattgagaactccaacaatgatcccTATTTGTGTTCCCTATTATTAGtatagtattaaattcaaatttttttaacaaaaaaataataagaaaaatatgggaAAAAGTGTCCAAAAAGTgagagttgaatatttaatcattaaaaattaaatgagtAATGGGTTAGGGGTTACCTATTTATGAGGAATGAAAAGTGGATGTTAAAGTTTAGGGAATGAGTAAGGATTCTGCTGGAGTGAATTTTGGTTCATATTCCTTAAATTTTTAGCTTAGTACATGACATAAGtaatctgctggagatgctcttagatgTTGTATTGTTGTAATGCAACTCTATTAATGCTTCTCCTGCATTAGTAATTGTTATGTGAAAATCAAACCAAActttactaaaatatataattgatagaatataattttacttGTATAATctctttaagaaaaataaaaaaaatattgttaacaGTAAAaggtaaaatttaaataaatatgatgttttattttaaatatttttaagttaatATGTTAtggaatagtacttattattaaattatatagttatttttttttttaaaaacatcgTCCCGCATGTTCCGTCGACTCCGATCGTTCCGCCGTACAGGATTCACCAGTACCGTTTTACGTATCTGTTTCCGTACTTCGTATCGAATAACGTTCTATGTAACATTAGGAAGGATACTGCGCGTAATGGGAATATATGGAGGTGgctccattccattctccaTAGAATTCTTCCATGTGTTATCTACTCCAAACTGCTGCACTGGTACTGGAGAGTAGCGGAAGAATTCCTGAGAAACATATATAGATCAATGGTGAACCTTGTTCATTTAATAGAGGGCATGGAAAAACGTCAAGCGCTACGaaaaaacaggacaaaaccgaccggcTAAAACCGACCGGCTACAAAAAAGTGTCGGGATAAAACCGACCGCAAGGAATCATTATTCATTAGTGTATAGATATAAATTTGGAAGAAAATGAAATTACATAATAATTTTCGAAACTAAAATGGAAAGATATATACCTCTATGCTGCTGATACTTTGGCCTGCAGGCTGCTCTTCAGAAAGAATTACAGCTGCAGGCTGCTCTTCAGAAAGAATTACAGCTTCAGGCTGCTCTTGAAAACGAATCGCAATCTCATTAGTCGAATTTCCAACACGAGATAACTGCTGCAAAATTAGGCTTTTTGTTTTAAGAACGTGAAGGCTTGGGGTAAAACATATTGATAATTTGTCCCATATTGAAGAAAAAAGGGTGCAGCAATACAGTCATCCAGTGACATTATTGCAtcttacataattatataaagaaaacaAGCCGCCATGCTTGTAATTTAGTCATGAGAATACAATTACTtattggtatatatatatacagtagGTAAAATTCCTGATGGAGAAGGTATTAACCTCTTCTGTTGGGTGGAGCCTCCAACAGATGGCTTTCCCTGGTTGGTTACTAATAAGGGTCACATCCTCCGGAGATGCCGCGCACTTCAAATGCCAAGCTAACTGACATCTAATGCATTGTAACAGCTTGTGCCTACCTTTGCAGAGATAGCATTCCTATCAAACAAAGGGTGTCATATAGAATAACAGATACGTAGCATCAAGTAagaaaaaacatataattatgcTTTGAAGAGCACATTGAAATGAAAATGCAGCTCACAATATCCATGTAAAGAATAACCTTGTAGAATTTTATCAACAAAAATGTGCACCTATATCTCCTACAACACACTGCACTTTCCCACAATCATATATAGTTACGGGTCTAATACCATAAACTTTATGTCTATTTCTTGTAGGCTGGATGATAATCtttcaaataatttaaacacttttttgttttgtaaacCCTAATCGCCATCATCCTCTATAAAAGGATTTCAAAAATACCTCAGAGGGAGCTAAATGATACAGTCTTTCACCCAAGTTCCAGAAGGGCGTTTAACAATCTTGTTTTATACAAGTAAAGCAAATTTGAAATCCGTTCTCTaacttcaaattaaaattaattattaatatacattcaacatatcatatatacatatcaAACTTAAGAGAAAGAAATCCAATCAGTGTTTACCACTTTGCCATTGTTGCTATCTCCGCTACACCTTTGGGAAGAAGCTTTTTGTGTATTCCTTGAACCAGGCATTATTACAGAAGGGTAACCGAGATCTGCAGACAACTGTACGTGGTTTACGAGAGAGAAATGTAGGTAAATGTGTTTTGTGAATGTGTGGATTAGAGGAACTTATAAATACATGTGGCGGCTAAAGTTTGAGAGGATGAATTAGGGTTGATTATACTATGAGcgggatttttaaaatttttggggagtattgatattttaaataaaattttaaatttttatattttatcaatgcATGAAATGGAACTAATTAATGTAGAATATTTTATGAATCAACATATatggttaaaattataaaaatgagaGTAGTATTGATTTAAGATTGTAGTTGAATTAGAATTATTCTATAgaaaaacttataaattattatttacacacaattttaaataaaaaaattgcataaattaaaatttgttaaatagtTTACAATtctagaaaaaatatttaacataatTTAATGAAATCTCATAAAAATATCTTTTCCTTAAATTTACAAAAGAAATGGTTATCATTATTTTATGAGTTAATTGCAAGTTGCACCCCTTTGGTTTGGGCTTAtagcacattgcacctaatactTTACAATAATACACTTAGCATCCCCATGGTTTCagccgcgctacacttagcacCCTCTCCGTCAACTGCTGCTGTTaacgttaacttttgcaggggtaTAATTGTCCAAGGGTATTGCAACGGCTATTTATCAGTTTTATCCTATATATGAGGCCTGTATGTATCTTTTTCAGTGTAGTAAACAGCAGATGCTCTTCTATCTTCTTCCTCTTCACCTCCATTTCATTAACACAGCTTGAAACAATGGCAGAGAAATGTTTATGCGGGAACGTTGTGATCCAACAAACATCGTGGACTCAAACAAATCCGGGGAGGCGTTTTGCGGCATG
Coding sequences:
- the LOC108221550 gene encoding histone-lysine N-methyltransferase ASHR3 — encoded protein: MYLVEKKRSEWDDDSGCEKCSSICSEDCLCRYQNMSCSKACRCSNTCTNRPFQKHKRIEVVKTKSCGWGAEAAEPINKGEFIVEYVGEVLSDDIYEERLRDMDCLGRQHFYMCKVDRDFTIDSTYKGNISRFLNHSCDPNCTLEKWQVNGETRMGIFAAKSIEEGEPLTYDYRFVQSGADVKCECGSSNCQGFLGVKKKARGGRKAR